In Thermococcus gorgonarius, the genomic window CGGTTGTTTTTGACGAGGTCAATCTGCCTAAACTTGAAGCACTCGGAGTTAGAGACTCGAAAAAGCTGACACCCAAAAGGAGAGAAAAACTCTTCAATGAAATTCTTAAAATAGCGGACGATTACGTCATCCTTGAGCTCTCCCCGGAGGAGATAGACTCCAGAGAAGGAACGCTCAACGAATTCGAGGTAAACAACTTCGTAAAGGCCCTCAACTCCCTTAAAGTTAAACCGGACGTTATATACATAGACGCCGCGGATGTCAAGGAGGAGCGGTTTGGGGAAGAAATAGGGAAGCTCCTTAACTTTAAGGCCGGAATAATAGCAGAGCACAAGGCCGACGACAAATTCCCCCCAGTTTCAGCTGCTTCAATAGTAGCCAAAGTAACTCGTGACAGGGCTATAGAGCGGTTGAAGGAGGAATATGGGGAGATAGGAAGCGGATATCCCAGTGATCCAAGAACAAGAGAGTTTTTGATGAGCTACTACAAGAAGCACGGAGAGTTTCCACCGATAGTCAGGAGGACGTGGAAGACCCTCAAAAAGATCAAGAGGGCTGGACAGCTGAGCATAGAGGAGTTTCTGAAGGAAAAAAGAAAGAACTAACTGGGTTTCCTTGGAAGTCCTCCTTCTCTAGTCCGGATTGAAGTCTTCTTTGGCCTTCTAACGCCTTCTCTAACCCGAACGGTCGGTGGGAGTGGAATGGAGGGTAGATACACCTCTCCTGGGATTTTCTGGCTCTTTCTGAGTTTACTCTCCGCGTATTCAACAAAGCGCTTCACCTTTAAGACCCTGCCGAGCCAGAGGAGGTAGGTGAGAAGGGACTCCTCGAAGGCCTCCCACTTTACAAGGTCGTAGAGGAACACGCCCATTATAACCGTCGCCTCGGGAACCAGGGCAGTGGCGTAGAAGCTGAACTGGGTTTTGCCGCCCATAGCGTACTGGAGGGCAAAGAGCAGC contains:
- the rnhB gene encoding ribonuclease HII; this encodes MKVGRKIAGIDEAGRGPVIGPMVIAAVVFDEVNLPKLEALGVRDSKKLTPKRREKLFNEILKIADDYVILELSPEEIDSREGTLNEFEVNNFVKALNSLKVKPDVIYIDAADVKEERFGEEIGKLLNFKAGIIAEHKADDKFPPVSAASIVAKVTRDRAIERLKEEYGEIGSGYPSDPRTREFLMSYYKKHGEFPPIVRRTWKTLKKIKRAGQLSIEEFLKEKRKN